From the genome of Primulina eburnea isolate SZY01 chromosome 12, ASM2296580v1, whole genome shotgun sequence, one region includes:
- the LOC140807631 gene encoding uncharacterized protein isoform X2, with protein sequence MSIIETMNSSADSSEIAVRKAFSRTSDASASNDAVVLSKFEADKVPEGYDDCLSCDTRINDTTKMLNFTSKSVHRMNPLRSSVSTGCPIVQGGELTANDQTLSQHENKKSVVNNSRINYSRRSKIRGEFSDKFPSSDLSIGLSSRHLGLSEIPASKSTDVPINLLMVQDTFSVNSLLCGSNSRGIDVDKSSVPQVESLEGSKEHLNSSVVGTVVTDVSLDLPATAPVSSENNDDMKAEIHPMDEYEDNDMVEQDVKVCDICGDAGREDLLAICCRCSDGAEHTYCMREMLAKVPEGDWLCEECKSNEKVRYGRRDKFGRVDENKKNSQTSSERMNSSDVEGNRTRGCTNIHTKRLRDDADNEVSSVVKKPAVDSTVGTPKLYSSDKAASLSRENSLKNLDKGKVWSSHGSPTSDALTVNNTTEIARPDSGAFSKSNSFTFLNSKPKVKLVGQVLQRQKSASELASRRLKNGTIRSIGRSMSFKSTNSIISESKIKMLLPRLSNIQDIRNTKRQSSFERQSSLRSEGRPINSMIATSMSSTSRSNKNISTRAKPCSLFVSTNHRETKPVQPGGKSVALSRSSSIASRSADLAGSVGEFKKPSTYGLNTPRVLSTNDINNFDENSNHTSPNEDSSSCSGVFETPHFNDIECRPDGFARPGELTNFGEPSREDAGSHVRTSYGKSFRNESNNLKAAIEAAVLRKPIGYIKHRYDDSSALSKDCDFSSKDRLSSSAGRRIEISATVAAERHAVSQNLTADSHGTLYTLDKFSSVEALSSGGDEVPSVPLDVKSSSRDVCSDVAAPRHFTLKSFVIPEHEYIWQGSFEIYRNGKVFTLLDGIQAHTSTCASIKVVELVNKFKSRIVLNEVPRLSTWPLQFQEHGVREDNIALFFFAKDLDSYAKSYKVCLENMMKNDLALKGSIDGVELLIFPSNQLPDNSHRWNMLFFIWGVFRVKKGSCLRNMPDTFKQFSAPQNIPPSIMSVPRNRCILRPVTKDLLASDDTFSESKVHASENLCDAMSTKAVNGDCGPKVSSLDWLDGRQNSSYSTTVRVARATFQKPMDTCLEGGTNSIHRPFQSTLTSAIPKNEPTLMQLDTLVHREQSSHPSYKPSDGSLDMPSEGGICETPTILDRMTCSQDQVKLRMVAEDLSTFVEVPMEEDRDTRGSLNTEVNRLLLNHNEYLHSKSTCMETRAPYACTTRVLPENDDIHGPLVEMNRVVLENREYEACDEIVIPGHSKNAERHFFPVELHNVRGIELIGGSMPREPNPLEQSHHHDRVPNLELALGAKKKSSTLDIQPSIIRNVERKVAKECIHDERSIKADEDDNEVSASLSLSLSFPFPKEERTTKPAQASRKDHVTTSLLLLRDFGDK encoded by the exons ATGAGCATCATAGAAACCATGAACTCAAGTGCTGATTCCTCTGAAATTGCTGTACGTAAAGCATTCTCAAGGACTTCTGATGCATCTGCATCCAATGATGCTGTGGTGCTCTCAAAGTTTGAGGCAGATAAAGTTCCAGAAGGCTATGATGATTGTTTGTCATGTGACACTAGAATTAATGATACCACCAAAATGCTAAACTTCACCTCCAAGAGTGTGCATAGGATGAATCCACTCCGCTCTTCCGTGTCTACCGGTTGCCCCATTGTTCAGGGGGGTGAACTGACCGCCAACGATCAGACTCTATCACAGCACGAAAATAAAAAATCTGTTGTCAATAACAGTAGGATAAATTATAGTAGGCGAAGCAAAATAAGAGGAGAATTTTCTGACAAGTTTCCTTCTAGTGACTTGTCAATTGGATTATCTTCACGTCATCTGGGTTTGTCTGAAATTCCAGCTTCGAAAAGCACTGATGTTCCCATTAACTTGTTGATGGTACAAGATACATTCAGCGTGAATTCTCTGTTATGTGGCTCAAACTCAAGGGGCATAGATGTGGATAAGAGTTCTGTTCCCCAGGTTGAATCATTGGAGGGCTCAAAGGAGCACTTGAATTCGTCCGTGGTTGGAACAGTGGTAACTGATGTTTCTCTGGATCTACCTGCTACTGCTCCTGTGTCCTCTGAAAACAATGATGATATGAAAGCAGAAATCCATCCCATGGACGAGTACGAGGACAACGATATGGTGGAGCAGGAT GTTAAAGTTTGTGATATCTGTGGAGATGCAGGTCGAGAGGATTTACTTGCTATCTGTTGTAGGTGTAGTGATGGGGCAGAACACAC TTATTGCATGCGGGAAATGCTGGCGAAAGTCCCTGAAGGTGACTGGTTGTGTGAAGAATGCAAATCCAACGAGAAGGTGAGGTATGGGAGACGAGATAAATTTGGAAGGGTGgatgaaaataagaaaaatagtCAAACAAGTAGTGAACGTATGAATAGTTCTGATGTTGAGGGAAATAGAACAAGGGGTTGTACGAATATTCACACCAAAAGGCTCAGAGATGATGCTGATAACGAAGTTTCTTCTGTTGTGAAGAAGCCGGCTGTTGACTCAACAGTTGGGACGCCAAAGCTCTATAGCTCTGACAAAGCAGCCTCTCTTTCTCGTGAGAATTCCTTAAAGAACCTAGATAAGGGAAAAGTGTGGTCTTCACATGGGAGTCCAACCTCTGATGCTCTCACAGTTAACAATACCACAGAAATAGCGCGCCCTGATTCAG GTGCATTCTCAAAATCTAATTCGTTTACATTTCTTAATTCAAAACCGAAGGTCAAGCTTGTTGGTCAAGTTCTTCAGCGGCAGAAATCAGCCAGCGAACTTGCCTCTCGTCGTCTTAAAAATGGCACTATTAGATCAATTGGCAGATCAATGTCATTCAAATCTACAAATTCCATCATTTCCGAATCAAAAATAAAGATGCTATTACCTAGACTGTCAAACATCCAGGATATTAGGAATACAAAACGGCAGAGCTCATTTGAACGGCAGAGCTCTTTAAGATCTGAAGGCAGGCCAATTAATTCGATGATAGCTACTTCAATGAGTTCCACCTCAAGAAGTAATAAAAACATATCAACTAGGGCCAAACCTTGTTCACTTTTTGTATCTACTAATCACCGCGAAACAAAGCCAGTACAACCTGGTGGTAAATCTGTGGCATTATCAAGATCATCCAGTATTGCATCTCGGAGTGCAGATTTGGCTGGTTCTGTAG GTGAATTTAAAAAACCATCAACATATGGCCTCAATACTCCTAGGGTATTGTCTACCAATGACATTAACAACTTTGATGAGAATTCCAACCACACTAGCCCCAATGAGGATTCTTCATCATGCTCAGGTGTCTTCGAAACACCACACTTTAATGATATTGAATGCCGACCTGATGGATTTGCTCGGCCTGGAGAACTAACAAATTTTGGTGAACCATCAAGGGAAGATGCTGGAAGCCACGTTCGGACGTCATATGGAAAGTCATTCAGAAATGAAAGCAATAATCTGAAAGCTGCTATTGAGGCTGCTGTGCTGAGAAAGCCAATAGGTTACATAAAGCATAGATATGATGATTCATCAGCGTTGAGCAAGGATTGTGATTTTTCTTCTAAAGATCGTTTATCAAGTTCAGCTGGAAGGAGAATTGAGATTTCTGCTACAGTGGCAGCCGAGAGACATGCGGTATCCCAAAATTTGACCGCTGACTCTCATGGAACTCTTTACACTCTTGACAAATTCTCATCTGTGGAGGCTCTGTCTTCTGGAGGAGATGAAGTCCCAAGTGTTCCATTGGATGTAAAGTCTTCCTCCAGGGACGTGTGCAGTGATGTTGCGGCACCTAGGCACTTCACTTTGAAATCCTTTGTGATCCCTGAGCATGAATACATATGGCA AGGAAGCTTTGAGATTTATCGAAATGGTAAAGTCTTCACTCTACTGGATGGAATCCAAGCCCATACATCTACATGTGCATCAATTAAAGTTGTAGAACttgtaaataagtttaaaagcAGAATTGTCCTAAATGAAGTGCCTCGCTTAAGCACCTGGCCACTACAGTTTCAGGAACATGGGGTTCGGGAGGATAACATTGCTCTTTTCTTTTTTGCTAAAGATCTTGATAG CTATGCCAAAAGCTACAAAGTTTGTCTGGAGAATATGATGAAGAATGACCTTGCTCTCAAAGGGAGTATTGATGGTGTTGAACTCCTGATATTTCCTTCCAATCAGCTTCCTGACAATTCCCACA GGTGGAATATGTTATTCTTCATTTGGGGTGTGTTCAGAGTGAAGAAAGGGAGTTGCTTGCGAAATATGCCGGACACATTCAAGCAGTTTTCTGCTCCTCAAAATATTCCCCCATCTATAATGTCGGTACCTAGGAATAGGTGCATACTTAGACCAGTGACTAAGGATTTGCTTGCAAGCGATGATACATTCTCCGAGTCAAAAGTCCATGCCTCAGAAAACCTTTGTGATGCAATGTCGACTAAAGCTGTAAATGGAGATTGCGGTCCCAAAGTATCTTCTTTGGATTGGTTGGATGGTAGACAAAATTCCAGCTACTCGACTACAGTAAGAGTTGCAAGAGCCACATTTCAAAAACCAATGGATACTTGTCTG GAAGGAGGAACCAATTCCATCCATAGACCTTTCCAGTCTACATTGACTTCCGCGATTCCCAAAAATGAGCCTACGTTAATGCAATTAGATACTCTTGTTCATAGAGAACAGTCATCGCATCCTTCCTACAAGCCTTCAGATGGTAGCCTTGATATGCCTTCTGAGGGAGGCATCTGTGAGACACCTACTATCTTGGACAGAATGACCTGCAGTCAAGATCAAGTGAAGTTGAGAATGGTTGCTGAAGATCTGTCCACATTTGTCGAAGTTCCCATGGAGGAAGACCGAGACACCAGAGGCAGCCTAAACACAGAGGTCAACAGATTGCTTTTGAACCACAACGAATATCTGCATTCTAAGTCTACATGCATGGAAACTCGAGCTCCTTATGCCTGCACTACCCGAGTTTTGCCTGAAAATGATGATATACATGGCCCACTTGTAGAA ATGAACCGTGTGGTTTTGGAGAATCGAGAGTATGAAGCCTGTGATGAGATTGTCATCCCTGGGCATTCAAAAAATGCTGAAAGACATTTCTTCCCCGTGGAATTACATAATGTGAGGGGCATAGAGCTGATTGGTGGATCAATGCCTCGAGAGCCGAATCCATTGGAACAAAGCCATCATCATGATAGGGTTCCGAACCTTGAGCTTGCTTTAGGGGCCAAAAAAAAATCCTCGACTTTGGACATCCAACCATCAATCATCAGGAATGTGGAAAGAAAAGTAGCCAAGGAATGCATTCATGATGAAAGATCAATCAAAGCAGATGAAGATGATAATGAGGTATCTGCATCTCTTTCCCTCTCTCTTTCGTTCCCCTTTCCTAAGGAGGAAAGGACCACAAAACCTGCTCAGGCGTCTCGGAAAGATCATGTCACTACCTCATTACTACTCCTTCGCGATTTTGGAGACAAGTAG
- the LOC140807631 gene encoding uncharacterized protein isoform X1, whose amino-acid sequence MSIIETMNSSADSSEIAVRKAFSRTSDASASNDAVVLSKFEADKVPEGYDDCLSCDTRINDTTKMLNFTSKSVHRMNPLRSSVSTGCPIVQGGELTANDQTLSQHENKKSVVNNSRINYSRRSKIRGEFSDKFPSSDLSIGLSSRHLGLSEIPASKSTDVPINLLMVQDTFSVNSLLCGSNSRGIDVDKSSVPQVESLEGSKEHLNSSVVGTVVTDVSLDLPATAPVSSENNDDMKAEIHPMDEYEDNDMVEQDVKVCDICGDAGREDLLAICCRCSDGAEHTYCMREMLAKVPEGDWLCEECKSNEKVRYGRRDKFGRVDENKKNSQTSSERMNSSDVEGNRTRGCTNIHTKRLRDDADNEVSSVVKKPAVDSTVGTPKLYSSDKAASLSRENSLKNLDKGKVWSSHGSPTSDALTVNNTTEIARPDSGQRLPNFRGAFSKSNSFTFLNSKPKVKLVGQVLQRQKSASELASRRLKNGTIRSIGRSMSFKSTNSIISESKIKMLLPRLSNIQDIRNTKRQSSFERQSSLRSEGRPINSMIATSMSSTSRSNKNISTRAKPCSLFVSTNHRETKPVQPGGKSVALSRSSSIASRSADLAGSVGEFKKPSTYGLNTPRVLSTNDINNFDENSNHTSPNEDSSSCSGVFETPHFNDIECRPDGFARPGELTNFGEPSREDAGSHVRTSYGKSFRNESNNLKAAIEAAVLRKPIGYIKHRYDDSSALSKDCDFSSKDRLSSSAGRRIEISATVAAERHAVSQNLTADSHGTLYTLDKFSSVEALSSGGDEVPSVPLDVKSSSRDVCSDVAAPRHFTLKSFVIPEHEYIWQGSFEIYRNGKVFTLLDGIQAHTSTCASIKVVELVNKFKSRIVLNEVPRLSTWPLQFQEHGVREDNIALFFFAKDLDSYAKSYKVCLENMMKNDLALKGSIDGVELLIFPSNQLPDNSHRWNMLFFIWGVFRVKKGSCLRNMPDTFKQFSAPQNIPPSIMSVPRNRCILRPVTKDLLASDDTFSESKVHASENLCDAMSTKAVNGDCGPKVSSLDWLDGRQNSSYSTTVRVARATFQKPMDTCLEGGTNSIHRPFQSTLTSAIPKNEPTLMQLDTLVHREQSSHPSYKPSDGSLDMPSEGGICETPTILDRMTCSQDQVKLRMVAEDLSTFVEVPMEEDRDTRGSLNTEVNRLLLNHNEYLHSKSTCMETRAPYACTTRVLPENDDIHGPLVEMNRVVLENREYEACDEIVIPGHSKNAERHFFPVELHNVRGIELIGGSMPREPNPLEQSHHHDRVPNLELALGAKKKSSTLDIQPSIIRNVERKVAKECIHDERSIKADEDDNEVSASLSLSLSFPFPKEERTTKPAQASRKDHVTTSLLLLRDFGDK is encoded by the exons ATGAGCATCATAGAAACCATGAACTCAAGTGCTGATTCCTCTGAAATTGCTGTACGTAAAGCATTCTCAAGGACTTCTGATGCATCTGCATCCAATGATGCTGTGGTGCTCTCAAAGTTTGAGGCAGATAAAGTTCCAGAAGGCTATGATGATTGTTTGTCATGTGACACTAGAATTAATGATACCACCAAAATGCTAAACTTCACCTCCAAGAGTGTGCATAGGATGAATCCACTCCGCTCTTCCGTGTCTACCGGTTGCCCCATTGTTCAGGGGGGTGAACTGACCGCCAACGATCAGACTCTATCACAGCACGAAAATAAAAAATCTGTTGTCAATAACAGTAGGATAAATTATAGTAGGCGAAGCAAAATAAGAGGAGAATTTTCTGACAAGTTTCCTTCTAGTGACTTGTCAATTGGATTATCTTCACGTCATCTGGGTTTGTCTGAAATTCCAGCTTCGAAAAGCACTGATGTTCCCATTAACTTGTTGATGGTACAAGATACATTCAGCGTGAATTCTCTGTTATGTGGCTCAAACTCAAGGGGCATAGATGTGGATAAGAGTTCTGTTCCCCAGGTTGAATCATTGGAGGGCTCAAAGGAGCACTTGAATTCGTCCGTGGTTGGAACAGTGGTAACTGATGTTTCTCTGGATCTACCTGCTACTGCTCCTGTGTCCTCTGAAAACAATGATGATATGAAAGCAGAAATCCATCCCATGGACGAGTACGAGGACAACGATATGGTGGAGCAGGAT GTTAAAGTTTGTGATATCTGTGGAGATGCAGGTCGAGAGGATTTACTTGCTATCTGTTGTAGGTGTAGTGATGGGGCAGAACACAC TTATTGCATGCGGGAAATGCTGGCGAAAGTCCCTGAAGGTGACTGGTTGTGTGAAGAATGCAAATCCAACGAGAAGGTGAGGTATGGGAGACGAGATAAATTTGGAAGGGTGgatgaaaataagaaaaatagtCAAACAAGTAGTGAACGTATGAATAGTTCTGATGTTGAGGGAAATAGAACAAGGGGTTGTACGAATATTCACACCAAAAGGCTCAGAGATGATGCTGATAACGAAGTTTCTTCTGTTGTGAAGAAGCCGGCTGTTGACTCAACAGTTGGGACGCCAAAGCTCTATAGCTCTGACAAAGCAGCCTCTCTTTCTCGTGAGAATTCCTTAAAGAACCTAGATAAGGGAAAAGTGTGGTCTTCACATGGGAGTCCAACCTCTGATGCTCTCACAGTTAACAATACCACAGAAATAGCGCGCCCTGATTCAGGTCAACGATTACCGAATTTCCGAG GTGCATTCTCAAAATCTAATTCGTTTACATTTCTTAATTCAAAACCGAAGGTCAAGCTTGTTGGTCAAGTTCTTCAGCGGCAGAAATCAGCCAGCGAACTTGCCTCTCGTCGTCTTAAAAATGGCACTATTAGATCAATTGGCAGATCAATGTCATTCAAATCTACAAATTCCATCATTTCCGAATCAAAAATAAAGATGCTATTACCTAGACTGTCAAACATCCAGGATATTAGGAATACAAAACGGCAGAGCTCATTTGAACGGCAGAGCTCTTTAAGATCTGAAGGCAGGCCAATTAATTCGATGATAGCTACTTCAATGAGTTCCACCTCAAGAAGTAATAAAAACATATCAACTAGGGCCAAACCTTGTTCACTTTTTGTATCTACTAATCACCGCGAAACAAAGCCAGTACAACCTGGTGGTAAATCTGTGGCATTATCAAGATCATCCAGTATTGCATCTCGGAGTGCAGATTTGGCTGGTTCTGTAG GTGAATTTAAAAAACCATCAACATATGGCCTCAATACTCCTAGGGTATTGTCTACCAATGACATTAACAACTTTGATGAGAATTCCAACCACACTAGCCCCAATGAGGATTCTTCATCATGCTCAGGTGTCTTCGAAACACCACACTTTAATGATATTGAATGCCGACCTGATGGATTTGCTCGGCCTGGAGAACTAACAAATTTTGGTGAACCATCAAGGGAAGATGCTGGAAGCCACGTTCGGACGTCATATGGAAAGTCATTCAGAAATGAAAGCAATAATCTGAAAGCTGCTATTGAGGCTGCTGTGCTGAGAAAGCCAATAGGTTACATAAAGCATAGATATGATGATTCATCAGCGTTGAGCAAGGATTGTGATTTTTCTTCTAAAGATCGTTTATCAAGTTCAGCTGGAAGGAGAATTGAGATTTCTGCTACAGTGGCAGCCGAGAGACATGCGGTATCCCAAAATTTGACCGCTGACTCTCATGGAACTCTTTACACTCTTGACAAATTCTCATCTGTGGAGGCTCTGTCTTCTGGAGGAGATGAAGTCCCAAGTGTTCCATTGGATGTAAAGTCTTCCTCCAGGGACGTGTGCAGTGATGTTGCGGCACCTAGGCACTTCACTTTGAAATCCTTTGTGATCCCTGAGCATGAATACATATGGCA AGGAAGCTTTGAGATTTATCGAAATGGTAAAGTCTTCACTCTACTGGATGGAATCCAAGCCCATACATCTACATGTGCATCAATTAAAGTTGTAGAACttgtaaataagtttaaaagcAGAATTGTCCTAAATGAAGTGCCTCGCTTAAGCACCTGGCCACTACAGTTTCAGGAACATGGGGTTCGGGAGGATAACATTGCTCTTTTCTTTTTTGCTAAAGATCTTGATAG CTATGCCAAAAGCTACAAAGTTTGTCTGGAGAATATGATGAAGAATGACCTTGCTCTCAAAGGGAGTATTGATGGTGTTGAACTCCTGATATTTCCTTCCAATCAGCTTCCTGACAATTCCCACA GGTGGAATATGTTATTCTTCATTTGGGGTGTGTTCAGAGTGAAGAAAGGGAGTTGCTTGCGAAATATGCCGGACACATTCAAGCAGTTTTCTGCTCCTCAAAATATTCCCCCATCTATAATGTCGGTACCTAGGAATAGGTGCATACTTAGACCAGTGACTAAGGATTTGCTTGCAAGCGATGATACATTCTCCGAGTCAAAAGTCCATGCCTCAGAAAACCTTTGTGATGCAATGTCGACTAAAGCTGTAAATGGAGATTGCGGTCCCAAAGTATCTTCTTTGGATTGGTTGGATGGTAGACAAAATTCCAGCTACTCGACTACAGTAAGAGTTGCAAGAGCCACATTTCAAAAACCAATGGATACTTGTCTG GAAGGAGGAACCAATTCCATCCATAGACCTTTCCAGTCTACATTGACTTCCGCGATTCCCAAAAATGAGCCTACGTTAATGCAATTAGATACTCTTGTTCATAGAGAACAGTCATCGCATCCTTCCTACAAGCCTTCAGATGGTAGCCTTGATATGCCTTCTGAGGGAGGCATCTGTGAGACACCTACTATCTTGGACAGAATGACCTGCAGTCAAGATCAAGTGAAGTTGAGAATGGTTGCTGAAGATCTGTCCACATTTGTCGAAGTTCCCATGGAGGAAGACCGAGACACCAGAGGCAGCCTAAACACAGAGGTCAACAGATTGCTTTTGAACCACAACGAATATCTGCATTCTAAGTCTACATGCATGGAAACTCGAGCTCCTTATGCCTGCACTACCCGAGTTTTGCCTGAAAATGATGATATACATGGCCCACTTGTAGAA ATGAACCGTGTGGTTTTGGAGAATCGAGAGTATGAAGCCTGTGATGAGATTGTCATCCCTGGGCATTCAAAAAATGCTGAAAGACATTTCTTCCCCGTGGAATTACATAATGTGAGGGGCATAGAGCTGATTGGTGGATCAATGCCTCGAGAGCCGAATCCATTGGAACAAAGCCATCATCATGATAGGGTTCCGAACCTTGAGCTTGCTTTAGGGGCCAAAAAAAAATCCTCGACTTTGGACATCCAACCATCAATCATCAGGAATGTGGAAAGAAAAGTAGCCAAGGAATGCATTCATGATGAAAGATCAATCAAAGCAGATGAAGATGATAATGAGGTATCTGCATCTCTTTCCCTCTCTCTTTCGTTCCCCTTTCCTAAGGAGGAAAGGACCACAAAACCTGCTCAGGCGTCTCGGAAAGATCATGTCACTACCTCATTACTACTCCTTCGCGATTTTGGAGACAAGTAG
- the LOC140807091 gene encoding uncharacterized protein, which translates to MASGVKGFFRQQKKKSGITKPAPSKKTPRSKASASLGSGVVQTPALVSHGSLDLWDECDDKEEVLRQFDMNMTYGPCLGMSRLDRWKRANALGLNPPEAIGRLLTAGKANSECLWDGRV; encoded by the exons ATGGCTTCCGGCGTAAAGGGTTTCTTTAGGCAACAGAAGAAGAAATCGGGCATCACAAAGCCAGCACCGTCGAAGAAAACTCCAAGGTCCAAAGCTTCTGCTTCCCTGGGATCCGGCGTCGTACAAACCCCTGCTCTTGTTTCCCATGGCTCTCTCGATCTCTGGG ACGAATGTGATGACAAGGAGGAGGTTCTTAGGCAATTTGATATGAACATGACGTATGGCCCGTGCTTAGGCATGAGCAGACTGGATCGTTGGAAACGTGCTAATGCCTTAGGCTTGAACCCTCCAGAAGCGATCGGGCGGCTTTTAACAGCGGGTAAAGCTAACTCTGAATGCTTGTGGGATGGACGTGTATAG
- the LOC140807090 gene encoding protoporphyrinogen oxidase 1, chloroplastic, producing MHAARRDKITSASVPLRRPPLYTGVGFFSITLWAASPALTITFPPSRNCQQPPFSSPPSTLTPSGGLRRIQCSIAEGPTSVSYPPSREDQKSVLDCVVVGAGISGLCIAQALSTKHGNSNVVVTEARDRVGGNITTVERDGYLWEEGPNSFQPSDPMLTMAVDSGLKDELVLGDPDAPRFVLWNGKLRPVPSKLNDFPFFDLMSFPGKIRAGLGAIGLRPPPPGHEESIEEFVRRNLGDEVFERLIEPFCSGVYAGDPSKLSMKAAFGKVWKLEQNGGSIIGGTFKAIQEKSGSSKAPRDPRLPKPKGQTVGSFRKGLSMLPNAISSRLEGRVKLFWKLTSITKSDNGVYELAYETPNGMVSLQSKTVIMTVPSYVASTILRPLSGVAADALSKFYYPPVAAVTISYPKEAIRADCLIDGELKGFGQLHPRSQGVETLGTIYSSSLFPNRAPPGRILLLNYIGGATNPSITSKTESQLVETVDRDLRKMLINSSAQDPFVVGVRVWPQAIPQFMIGHLDVLDSANTALSNGGFGGLFLAGNYVSGVALGKCVEAAYDVATDVTKYLSQYQYV from the exons ATGCATGCAGCGCGAAGGGATAAGATAACTTCCGCTTCTGTTCCTCTCCGGCGTCCTCCTCTCTACACCGGCGTTGGCTTTTTCAGTATAACTTTATGGGCAGCTTCACCTGCACTCACAATTACTTTTCCACCTTCAAGAAACTGCCAGCAGCCTCCATTTTCTTCACCTCCGTCCACATTAACCCCTAGCGGCGGGCTCCGCAGAATTCAATGCTCGATTGCGGAGGGGCCCACCTCGGTTTCTTATCCTCCGTCGAGAGAGGACCAGAAATCGGTGTTGGATTGCGTCGTAGTCGGGGCTGGCATCAGTGGACTCTGCATCGCCCAGGCCTTGTCCACCAAGCACGGTAATTCTAATGTTGTCGTAACGGAGGCCAGAGATCGAGTGGGCGGAAACATCACCACCGTCGAGAGGGATGGCTATCTCTGGGAGGAAGGCCCCAACAGTTTTCAACCATCTGACCCAATGCTTACGATGGCG GTGGATAGTGGGTTGAAGGATGAATTGGTATTAGGAGACCCAGATGCTCCTCGCTTTGTGCTATGGAATGGGAAGCTGAGGCCAGTGCCCTCGAAGCTTAATGACTTCCCTTTCTTTGACTTAATGAGCTTTCCTGGTAAAATTAGAGCAGGTCTTGGTGCTATCGGTCTTCGGCCACCGCCTCCA GGTCACGAGGAATCCATTGAAGAATTTGTCAGACGCAACCTTGGAGATGAAGTTTTTGAGCGGTTGATAGAACCATTTTGCTCTG GTGTTTATGCTGGAGACCCCTCAAAACTGAGCATGAAAGCGGCATTTGGTAAAGTCTGGAAACTGGAGCAAAATGGTGGTAGCATCATAGGTGGAACCTTTAAAGCAATCCAGGAAAAATCTGGTAGCTCTAAGGCACCTCGAGATCC GCGCTTACCCAAGCCAAAAGGCCAAACAGTAGGATCGTTCAGAAAGGGCTTGTCAATGCTGCCTAATGCAATTTCATCGag ATTAGAAGGCAGGGTCAAACTGTTTTGGAAACTCACGAGTATCACTAAGTCGGATAATGGAGTGTATGAATTGGCATATGAAACCCCTAATGGAATGGTTTCACTCCAGAGCAAAACTGTCATCATGACTGTACCATCCTATGTTGCAAGCACGATACTGCGGCCTCTTTCG GGAGTTGCTGCCGATGCTTTGTCAAAATTCTACTACCCACCTGTAGCTGCGGTCACTATTTCATATCCAAAAGAAGCCATTCGAGCTGATTGTTTGATAGATGGTGAACTGAAGGGTTTTGGGCAGTTGCACCCTCGTTCCCAAGGGGTGGAAACTTTAG GAACCATATATAGCTCGTCACTTTTTCCTAACCGAGCGCCTCCGGGAAGAATTCTTCTTTTGAACTATATTGGAGGAGCAACCAATCCCAGCATTACATCAAAG ACAGAGAGCCAACTCGTGGAGACAGTGGATCGTGATCTCAGGAAAATGCTTATAAATTCAAGCGCACAAGATCCATTTGTGGTGGGAGTGCGCGTCTGGCCGCAAGCTATTCCACAGTTTATGATAGGTCACTTGGATGTGTTGGACTCGGCAAACACTGCTCTCAGTAATGGTGGTTTTGGAGGTCTGTTTCTTGCGGGTAACTATGTGTCTGGCGTAGCCTTGGGCAAATGTGTTGAGGCTGCCTACGACGTTGCTACTGATGTGACCAAATATTTGTCACAGTACCAGTATGTATAA